The following are encoded together in the Tatumella ptyseos genome:
- a CDS encoding LLM class flavin-dependent oxidoreductase: protein MAVTQLPKRQLRLGLFVQALGHHVGGWRADDAQGSPTDIEWFTWIAKTAEKGLFDMFFVGDALATSVHRLPSTMSRLEPLTLLSALAVQTTHIGLAATASTTFDQPFHLARALSSVDHISHGRCAWNVVTSFSSDAAKNFSRSDLPNHAERYEMAREFLDVSFKLWEGWQPGAIVKNKATGQYSDEEKIQAANHKGRFFQVQGPLNIARSPQGRPVIIEAGSSPAGQQLAAQTAEVVFTAAASLDEGQAFYRSQKHYVQEAGRQADHLLILPGVMPIVGHTREEAMATWHQLNEWVDIDNGIEQLSTRFGVDVSHYPLDEPLPEIEVAEAGQSRVKLLLDLAKRDNLTLRQLAAVAAGSRGHRVIIGTAQDIADDFQQWLEQEGADGFNIMPAVLPNQLALFVELVIPELQRRGLFRTEYQFTTLRQNLGLPTPEINFSNVSPLSTHKE from the coding sequence ATGGCTGTTACTCAATTGCCTAAACGTCAATTACGTTTGGGACTTTTTGTTCAAGCACTGGGACACCATGTTGGGGGGTGGCGTGCTGACGACGCTCAAGGGTCGCCTACCGATATTGAATGGTTTACTTGGATCGCAAAAACGGCGGAAAAAGGGCTATTTGATATGTTTTTTGTCGGGGATGCCTTGGCAACAAGTGTGCACCGCTTACCATCAACCATGTCACGCCTTGAACCTTTAACCTTATTATCGGCGTTAGCGGTACAAACTACGCATATTGGATTAGCCGCAACGGCATCTACCACTTTTGACCAACCTTTTCATTTGGCACGTGCGCTTTCGTCTGTTGATCACATTAGTCATGGCCGTTGTGCTTGGAATGTGGTGACTTCGTTCTCAAGCGATGCGGCCAAAAATTTTAGCCGCAGTGATTTACCCAACCACGCTGAGCGTTATGAGATGGCACGAGAGTTTCTCGACGTAAGTTTTAAACTGTGGGAAGGATGGCAGCCAGGCGCTATCGTTAAAAATAAAGCAACGGGCCAGTATTCAGATGAGGAGAAAATACAGGCGGCTAACCATAAAGGGCGCTTTTTCCAAGTACAGGGTCCGTTAAATATTGCGCGTTCACCACAGGGACGTCCGGTCATTATTGAAGCGGGCTCTTCTCCTGCCGGGCAACAGCTCGCCGCACAAACTGCGGAAGTAGTCTTTACTGCCGCAGCGTCGCTAGATGAGGGGCAAGCTTTTTATCGAAGCCAAAAACATTATGTTCAAGAGGCTGGGCGCCAAGCCGATCATTTATTAATTTTACCCGGTGTGATGCCTATCGTTGGGCACACTCGTGAAGAGGCAATGGCGACCTGGCATCAGTTGAACGAGTGGGTCGATATCGACAATGGTATCGAACAGCTTTCGACTCGCTTTGGTGTCGATGTTTCACACTATCCGCTGGATGAACCCCTTCCAGAGATTGAGGTGGCGGAAGCAGGTCAAAGCCGAGTAAAGCTACTGTTAGACTTAGCTAAACGTGACAATCTTACCCTTAGGCAGCTGGCAGCAGTCGCGGCAGGATCGCGAGGGCATCGCGTTATCATAGGAACTGCACAAGATATAGCCGATGATTTTCAACAATGGTTAGAGCAAGAGGGCGCTGATGGCTTCAACATTATGCCTGCAGTGCTCCCTAACCAATTGGCCCTCTTTGTCGAATTAGTTATCCCTGAATTACAACGTCGTGGTTTATTCCGCACTGAATACCAATTTACGACCCTACGTCAAAATCTTGGCTTACCGACACCAGAGATTAATTTCAGCAACGTTTCTCCACTGAGTACTCATAAGGAATAA
- a CDS encoding ABC transporter substrate-binding protein: MKKRLLLSLFAVILPVKSLLAADQNVAYVSSVHTAADASLHASLPQDIQKQGFIVAGTNPNTPPTTFYQADNKTLAGREIDIVSAVAERLGIAVHWRDTGGFDNIIPGLKSGRYDVAAANIDATKQRLKQVDFVGYYNASKLALIARKDSALGPFNQFMALCGQTVGAGAGTSQVTRLQAASDQCKAANKPAISIPIFPDRPAGVQAVISGRVPMFFGPYEGLRYQVSQVKPLALAGELTIEDTIVSIALPKGSALEKPIQAALNSLIADGTYQKILDKWQIGFGAIKHAGINDEVAR; this comes from the coding sequence ATGAAAAAGCGCTTACTTCTTTCTTTGTTCGCTGTAATCTTACCTGTCAAAAGCCTATTGGCTGCCGACCAGAATGTTGCCTATGTGAGTAGTGTTCACACCGCTGCAGATGCATCGTTGCATGCAAGCTTACCGCAAGATATTCAGAAACAGGGTTTTATCGTCGCGGGAACTAACCCTAATACGCCACCGACGACGTTTTATCAAGCCGATAATAAGACTTTAGCGGGGCGAGAAATCGACATTGTGAGTGCCGTAGCCGAGCGACTAGGTATTGCTGTGCATTGGCGTGATACGGGGGGGTTCGACAATATTATCCCCGGACTGAAATCGGGCCGTTACGATGTTGCGGCTGCCAATATCGATGCGACAAAGCAACGCTTAAAACAGGTGGATTTCGTCGGATATTATAACGCTTCCAAGCTCGCGCTTATTGCTCGCAAAGATTCAGCATTAGGCCCGTTTAATCAATTTATGGCGTTATGTGGTCAAACCGTCGGCGCCGGTGCGGGAACCTCGCAAGTGACTCGCCTTCAAGCAGCAAGTGACCAATGTAAAGCGGCTAATAAACCTGCTATTTCTATTCCTATTTTCCCTGACCGCCCGGCAGGGGTTCAGGCGGTAATCAGTGGGCGTGTACCGATGTTTTTTGGTCCTTATGAAGGTTTACGCTATCAAGTGAGCCAAGTTAAACCGCTCGCTCTCGCGGGGGAGCTGACGATTGAGGATACTATTGTTTCTATTGCGCTCCCTAAGGGGTCAGCGCTGGAAAAACCGATTCAGGCTGCGCTAAATTCGTTAATTGCTGATGGTACCTATCAAAAGATCCTCGATAAGTGGCAAATAGGTTTTGGTGCAATCAAGCATGCCGGGATTAATGATGAGGTTGCTCGATGA
- a CDS encoding amino acid ABC transporter permease — protein sequence MNVRPSSQHPALKIIEHRHYGRWLSAVVVLLILGFFASSIASNPNFEWDVVLQNLTEDSILSGVVMTIKLTCISVLCGFAGGTLLAFMRLSANPVLSWVSWAYIWFFRAVPMLVQLFLWYNIATLYPKLSLTLPFYGEIWTVKTNQLISPFSAAVIALVMHQSAYAAEIIRAGIQSVNVGQLEAAKALGYRPGQIFRQTVLPQAMRAILPPAGNEVIGQLKTTAVVSVIALQDVLYSAQIIYQRTYEVVPLLLVATAWYLLMTSVLSIGQHYIEAFYSRGNAPDKRRWFRAKSENSEATS from the coding sequence ATGAATGTGCGGCCTTCTTCCCAGCACCCAGCGTTAAAAATTATTGAACATCGACATTATGGGCGTTGGCTCAGTGCAGTAGTCGTGTTACTCATTTTGGGTTTTTTCGCCTCTTCCATTGCGAGTAACCCTAATTTTGAGTGGGATGTTGTCTTACAAAACCTCACTGAGGACTCGATCCTCAGTGGGGTAGTGATGACTATCAAGCTAACCTGCATCTCGGTTTTATGCGGCTTTGCGGGAGGGACGTTACTGGCCTTTATGCGCTTATCGGCGAACCCTGTGCTCTCCTGGGTGAGCTGGGCGTATATTTGGTTCTTTCGTGCAGTACCGATGCTAGTACAGCTATTCCTGTGGTACAACATCGCTACACTCTATCCAAAACTCTCCCTGACTCTGCCTTTCTACGGCGAGATTTGGACGGTAAAAACTAACCAATTGATTAGCCCCTTCAGTGCGGCGGTCATCGCGTTAGTGATGCACCAATCCGCTTACGCAGCAGAGATAATACGAGCGGGTATTCAAAGCGTGAACGTTGGGCAATTGGAAGCGGCGAAAGCACTCGGGTATCGTCCAGGACAAATCTTTCGCCAAACGGTGTTACCTCAAGCCATGCGCGCAATTTTACCACCTGCCGGGAATGAAGTGATTGGTCAGTTAAAAACGACTGCAGTCGTCTCGGTCATCGCGCTGCAAGATGTCCTCTATTCCGCACAGATAATCTATCAACGAACCTATGAAGTGGTTCCGCTATTACTGGTGGCTACAGCATGGTATTTATTGATGACCTCAGTATTGTCTATCGGCCAACATTATATAGAAGCCTTCTATAGTCGTGGAAATGCACCCGATAAGCGAAGATGGTTTCGTGCTAAATCAGAAAATAGTGAGGCAACATCATGA
- a CDS encoding amino acid ABC transporter ATP-binding protein produces MSESITLRGIRKQFSGKTILHDVDLDMAAGSVTVILGPSGSGKSTLLRCINHLEKVDSGTVYVGQELIGYRQKGQYLVALPEAKAARQRQRIGMVFQQFNLFPHRTVLQNVMDAPQRILNIKADLAKARAIDLLTQVGLAHRIDAWPRELSGGQQQRVAIARALAMQPEVMLFDEPTSALDPELVGDVLHVMKKLAQSGMTMVVVTHEIGFAREVADNIVFMDQGKIVETGTPQSLLDDPQHPRLREFLSSVL; encoded by the coding sequence ATGAGCGAGTCGATAACGCTGCGGGGCATACGTAAGCAATTTTCCGGAAAAACTATCCTGCATGATGTTGACTTAGATATGGCAGCCGGTTCAGTCACCGTGATACTAGGCCCATCAGGTTCAGGAAAATCAACCTTATTGCGCTGTATCAATCACCTTGAAAAGGTAGATTCAGGAACAGTATATGTCGGTCAAGAATTGATTGGCTATCGGCAGAAAGGGCAGTATTTAGTCGCGCTTCCAGAGGCGAAAGCCGCGCGGCAGCGTCAAAGAATAGGCATGGTGTTTCAACAGTTTAACCTATTTCCCCATCGAACTGTTTTGCAAAATGTTATGGATGCACCGCAGCGTATCCTTAACATTAAGGCTGACTTGGCTAAAGCACGTGCTATTGATTTGTTAACGCAAGTGGGGCTAGCACATCGTATCGATGCTTGGCCGCGAGAGCTCTCTGGTGGGCAACAACAACGTGTAGCGATCGCTAGAGCTTTAGCGATGCAACCAGAAGTGATGCTGTTTGATGAGCCGACGTCAGCCTTAGATCCAGAATTAGTCGGTGATGTTCTTCATGTGATGAAAAAGCTTGCGCAATCAGGCATGACGATGGTGGTAGTCACCCATGAGATTGGCTTTGCACGTGAAGTCGCTGACAACATTGTTTTTATGGATCAAGGGAAAATTGTAGAGACCGGTACTCCCCAGTCACTACTTGATGACCCACAACATCCTCGATTACGTGAGTTTTTATCAAGCGTCTTGTAA
- a CDS encoding L-lactate permease: protein MTDIPSFLLAVAPLALLIILILMMNVAVHYAVPITLLVTWCIAGWHFGLSLQALSMASLYGATKGLWPIVLVIFAAIYGYNLMLANGSMAIIKQALAAISDDKRIQVLIIAWGFGGFLEAVAGYGTAVAIPVGILIALGITPLKAAVVSLIANSVPTAFGAVGIPVIMLAEQTGLAVQTLSTHIIVQLAAFTILLPFVLVAIIGGGIKAIRGVFLITLCCGIASLLPQYIVAHYLGAELPAFAGSLGGLITTIILARYRKSGHNTQSVALPVLFKASLIYLFTFIFIVLCSPLFPAIKQTLGEVSSQLLFSLTPTETLQLKIEWLITPGVLILLASLIGGAIQGSQPQQMLSLLITTFLQLKKSIIAILAIVAMATVMDKSGMITVIATTLVATTGVGYVFISPVIGALGTFVTGSDTNANVLFGKLQATAAHQLGIDPHALAAANTAGATGGKMISPQSIAIAVSASKLEHLSGEIMSNTLRYCLAYILLLGLGLGLFYTL from the coding sequence ATGACGGATATACCCTCGTTTCTTTTAGCGGTAGCCCCTCTAGCCTTACTGATTATTCTCATTTTGATGATGAATGTTGCGGTGCATTACGCCGTACCTATCACACTACTTGTTACTTGGTGTATTGCGGGATGGCACTTTGGTCTCTCTCTACAGGCCTTAAGTATGGCCTCGCTCTATGGGGCGACGAAAGGATTGTGGCCCATCGTGCTGGTGATTTTTGCTGCTATCTATGGTTACAATCTGATGCTGGCAAACGGTAGTATGGCGATTATTAAGCAGGCTTTAGCGGCAATCAGCGACGATAAACGAATACAAGTCTTGATTATCGCTTGGGGCTTTGGCGGATTTCTTGAAGCCGTTGCAGGTTATGGAACCGCCGTCGCTATCCCGGTAGGCATTCTTATCGCCTTAGGCATTACGCCTCTCAAGGCTGCCGTGGTCTCGTTGATCGCCAACTCCGTCCCTACGGCCTTTGGCGCAGTAGGTATTCCTGTGATTATGCTTGCCGAGCAAACCGGCCTCGCTGTACAGACGTTAAGTACGCACATTATCGTGCAATTAGCCGCCTTTACGATTCTTCTGCCTTTCGTATTGGTGGCAATTATCGGTGGCGGTATTAAGGCTATCCGAGGGGTATTTTTAATCACACTCTGTTGCGGTATCGCATCACTGCTTCCACAATATATCGTAGCGCACTATTTAGGCGCAGAATTACCCGCCTTTGCCGGGAGTCTGGGTGGCTTAATCACGACCATTATTCTTGCCCGTTATCGAAAATCTGGCCACAACACGCAAAGCGTCGCACTCCCTGTACTGTTTAAAGCAAGCCTTATTTATCTGTTCACTTTTATCTTTATTGTACTATGTTCTCCCCTATTTCCAGCGATTAAACAAACGTTAGGGGAAGTCTCCAGTCAACTCCTTTTCTCCCTAACGCCGACGGAAACGCTACAATTAAAAATTGAGTGGCTTATTACTCCTGGCGTATTAATATTACTGGCCTCTTTGATTGGCGGAGCCATTCAAGGTAGCCAGCCGCAACAAATGCTGAGCCTTCTGATCACCACCTTCTTGCAACTGAAAAAATCTATCATCGCGATTTTAGCTATCGTCGCGATGGCTACGGTGATGGATAAAAGTGGCATGATTACCGTTATCGCCACAACGCTGGTCGCGACGACAGGAGTGGGTTATGTCTTTATCTCCCCAGTCATTGGGGCGTTAGGAACGTTCGTTACCGGTAGTGACACCAATGCCAATGTGCTATTCGGTAAGCTACAAGCCACCGCCGCGCATCAGCTGGGAATCGATCCTCACGCCCTCGCTGCGGCGAATACGGCTGGAGCCACTGGGGGTAAGATGATCTCTCCTCAAAGTATCGCCATTGCGGTATCGGCAAGTAAACTTGAACATCTTAGCGGTGAGATAATGTCTAACACTTTAAGATATTGTTTAGCTTATATTTTACTATTAGGGCTAGGGTTAGGTTTGTTTTACACCCTATAA